A single Vigna radiata var. radiata cultivar VC1973A chromosome 8, Vradiata_ver6, whole genome shotgun sequence DNA region contains:
- the LOC106771162 gene encoding NDR1/HIN1-like protein 3 codes for MSQLNGAYYGPSIPPPKSYRRPSSGGGGCGCLSCCCGCIFNCIISLICKILTTVLIIAAVLVFLFWLIVRPNVLKFHVSDASLTRFTFSNNTLHYNLALNVSIRNPNRRVGVYYDQIEALALYDDVRFASQTLGPFFQHTKNTTFINPLFNGQRVTPLTAEQGSHFEKENGAGIFSIDLNLFMNVRFKFLFFKSHTVRPKIRCGLHVPLKSRNATTSPDAAFQATDCDWIYKRWWIR; via the coding sequence ATGTCGCAACTAAACGGCGCTTACTACGGTCCCTCCATTCCGCCGCCGAAGTCCTACCGCCGTCCGTCTAGCGGCGGAGGTGGGTGCGGGTGCCTGAGCTGCTGCTGTGGGTGCATCTTCAACTGCATCATCAGCCTCATCTGCAAGATCCTCACCACCGTGCTCATCATCGCCGCCGTGCTCGTGTTCCTCTTCTGGCTCATTGTGCGCCCCAATGTCCTCAAATTCCACGTCAGCGATGCCTCTCTCACGCGCTTCACGTTCTCCAACAACACGCTCCACTACAACCTCGCCCTCAACGTCTCCATTCGCAACCCCAACCGCCGAGTCGGCGTCTACTACGACCAAATCGAAGCGCTCGCTTTATACGATGATGTTCGATTCGCCTCCCAGACCCTGGGCCCCTTCTTCCAGCACACCAAAAACACCACCTTCATCAACCCCCTTTTTAACGGCCAGCGCGTGACGCCACTCACCGCTGAGCAAGGTTCCCATTTCGAAAAGGAGAACGGCGCCGGGATTTTCTCCATTGACTTGAATCTCTTCATGAATGTTAGGTTCAAGTTCTTGTTCTTCAAAAGCCACACCGTCAGACCCAAGATTCGGTGTGGGTTGCACGTGCCGCTGAAATCGCGTAACGCAACTACCTCTCCTGACGCTGCGTTTCAGGCCACGGACTGCGATTGGATTTACAAACGATGGTGGATCCGttga